The genomic DNA CCACCCACCGTTAAAAGCTACGATAACGACCCTAAGGTAATGATCATGAGTCGAATATCCCTGACACTCTCGGCCGTCCTGTTGACCAGTGCGTTTGCCTGGTCTGCCGAACCAGCGGCTCCTGCGGCAGCAAGTTCCAATGGCCCCGCCCCCTCGGCGTCAGTCAACTTGTCCGTCTATCCCGAAGAGATTTCGCTGGATACCGCTCGCGATTACCAAAACTTCATCGCCGTTGTTAAACGCGTAGACGATGTGACGTTGGATGTCACGGAAACGGCAAAGTGGACGCTGGCCAGTGACAAGGTTGCAAAACTCGAAGGCACTAAGCTGACTCCGTTGGCCGAAGGCGCGACCGAACTGGTTTGCAATTACGGATCCAGCGAGATTCGGATTCCGGTCAAGGTTACCCGTCCCACCGAAAAACTGCCGATCAGTTTCGAAAAAGACATCGTTCCGATCATGACCCGCAGCGGCTGCAACACGGGTAGTTGCCACGGCGCGAAAATCGGCAAAGACGGCTTCATGATCAGCCTGTTCGGTTACGACCCCGCAGGGGATTACAGCCGGATCACGCGTGAAATCGGAATGCGTCGGATCAACTTGGCAGTCCCTGCCGACAGCCTGTTTCTAACCAAAGCAACCGGCGCGGTCACGCACACCGGCGGCAAGCTATTTGACAAGGACAGCGTCTATTACGCGACGATCCTCGAATGGCTCGAGAACGGCGCCCCCAATGATCCCACACCGCCCCCAGCGGTTTCGAAACTGGAAATCTACCCTCCTCAAGCAGTCATCGAAGGTGCGGGCAGCAAGCAAAAGTTCATTGCAGTCGCCCACTACGACGACGGCACCACGCGCGACGTGTCCAACCTCGCCGCGTTCATGACCAACAACGAAACCTCCGCTTCCATCGACAACGCTGGGAACGTGACTGCCGGTGCACGTGGTGAAGCCTTCATCATGGCTCGCTTCGAAACAAAGACCGAAGGCCGCCAAGTGATTGTGCTGCCCGAGAATCTGGAATACGAAGCTCCTCAAATCACGGGGAACTACATCGACGAATCGGTCGGCAAGAAGCTGAACCAGTTGCGAATCCTACCGAGCGGTTTGTGCAGCGACGAAGAGTTCTTGCGTCGTATCACCCTGGACGTCACCGGCCAAATGCCGACCGAAGAGGAATACCAAGCGTTCATGTCCGACACGGCACCGCAAAAGCGAGCCGAGTTGATCGACCGCTTGCTGGAACGCAAAGAGTTTAGCGAAATCTGGGCGATGAAATTCGCTCAACTGCTGATGATCAAGAGCTCCAATCAAGTGAGCTACAAGTCGGCGTTCCTATACAACCAATGGTTAACCGACAAGTTCGCTCGCAATGTTCCGATCGACCAAATGGTTCGCGAAATGTTGGGTGCCACCGGCGGTACCTTCAGCAGCCCAGCGACCAATTACTATCAGATCGAAACCGATACGCTTAAACGCGCTGAAAACGTCGCCCAAGTCTTCATGGGAATTCGTACGCAATGTGCACAGTGCCACAACCATCCGTTTGATCGCTGGACGCAAAACGATTACTACAGCTTTGCCGCCTTCTTCTGCCAAGTCGGCAGCAAGGGAGCTGAGGACTACCGCGAAAGAATCATCTACAACCGTGGCAGTGGCGAAGTCAAACACGTGGTTACCAACCAGGTAAGCCCACCCAAGTTCCTGGGCGGTGAATTCGCTGACACCAAGGGAAAAGATCGCCGGGTTGTGCTGGCCGAATGGCTGACCAGCCCCGAGAATCCTTATTTTGCTACCAGCATTGCCAACCGCGTCTGGGCTCACTTCATGGGCGTCGGCATCGTTGAACCGGTCGATGACGTTCGAATCAGCAACCCTGCCTCCAATCAGGAACTGTTTGAGTTGTTGGGCACCAAACTTGGCGAGTACAAATTCGATTTCCGCCAATTGGTTCGTGACATCTGCAACAGCGAAGCGTACCAACGCAGTGCGACGGCAAACGAAAGCAACAAGACCGACACCCGCAATTTCGCGTATGCAACCGTCCGCCGCATTCCAGCGGAAATGCTGCTCGATTGCATCGGCCAGGTGACCAACACGAACGAGAAGTTCCGTGGTCTTCCATTGGGCGCTCGGGCGGTACAAATTGCCGACGGTCGCACGTCGACTTACTTCCTCACCACCTTTGGCCGCGCTCCACGCGACACCGTATGTGACTGCGAAGCTTCCACCGATCCTTCACTCTCCCAAGCGTTGCACCTGTTGAACAGCGGCACCACCAGCGGAAAGATCACCCAGGGCAAGGTTGTCGATGAATTGTTGGCTGGCGAAGCGACTCCGGAGCAAGCGCTCGAACGGCTCTACATCCGTTGCTTGTCTCGCAAGCCGACCGACGCGGAAAAGACGGAGTTGTTGGCAACGATTGGAAAGTCGCCCACTCCCAAGGAAGGACTTGAAGACATTTTCTGGGCTTTGCTAAACAGCCGAGAATTTGTTTTCAATCACTGATCCGCGTGTAGAATAGATCGATACAGCGCCGCTTAGCGTGGCGCTTGCGAACGCTCGACAACGGGTTGATCGTTGTCGAGTCACCATCTCGGTCTCGCGTTCCACGCACGTTCGTGACGCGTGATCGATATCGCCGATTTCAATCCCCACCGCGACCTCGCGTTGCGCGGCGGGACGTTCGGATGATTCCCTCCCCCACCCCACTGCATTCGCCGCCATGAAACGAATCTCCTTTCTCCTGTTGTTTGCCTCGTCGTTGGGTACCTTGCACGCCGCCGACGAGAAGCCGACCGACAAGCCGAAGTTGAATTACATCGATCATGTGCTGCCCATCTTTCGGCAGAACTGCTTGAAGTGTCACAACGCAAACGATGCGAAGGGTGGCCTCGCGATCGATAGTTATGCGGCGTTGATGGAAGGTGGTGGCGGTGGCGAAGTCGTCTTCGATGGGGACTCGGGCAGCAGCCGGCTGTATCAGGTGATGACTCACGAGGATACGCCCGTGATGCCACCCAATTCCGAACCGTTGCCCAAGGAACAATTGGACATCATCAAGAATTGGATCGATGGCGGTGTCCTGGAGAACAGCGGCAGCAAGGCCAAGAAGAAAAAAGGGGCATCGCTTTCGTTTACCGCCATGGACGCCGGCGGAAAGCCCGATGTGATCACGATGCCCGAATCGGTATGGCGGGTCCCCGTCATCACGACCCAACGCAGCGCTGCGGCATCGGCGATCGCAACCAGCCCATGGGCTCCCTTGATGGCCGTTGGCGGCCAACGCCAAATCTCTCTTTACAATACCGACACCGGGCAATTGGAAGGTGTCCTTCCATTCCCTGAAGGCGTTCCGCAAACGATCCGCTTCAGCGTTGATGGTGCCTACCTGATGGTTGCCGGAGGCACCCACTCCTCCTTGGGTGTGGCAGCGGTTTACGACGTCAAAACCGGCGATCGATTGTTCCGCGTCGGCGACGAACTGGACACCGCATTTGGTGCCGACATGAACGACAACATGTCGCGGATCGCATTGGGCGGTCCGGAAAAAATGCTGCGAATCTTTGACACGTCGACCGGCGAAAAGCTATTCGACCTGAAAAAACACACCGACTGGATCTACTGTGTCGATTATAGCCCCGATGGAATCTTGATCGCTTCGGGTGATCGAGCTGGCGGCTTGCACGTTTGGGAAGCGGACACCGGGCGACTGTATCTCGACTTGATCGGTCACACCGCGGCGGTTCGGGGCGTTTCGTGGCGAGCCGACTCCAACGTCCTCTCCAGCTGCAGCGAAGACGGCACCGTCAAGCTGTGGGAGATGACCGAAGGCAAACAACTGAAAAGCTTCAAGGCGCACGACAGTGTCACCGGCGTCATGATGGCCAAAGACGGGCAGATCGCGACCAGCGGGAAGGATCGCACGATTAAGTTGTGGGACGCCAACGGCGGTGCCGTTGCAACCCTACCAGCGTTTGGCGAACCCGCTTTGGAAGTCGCCATGACCCACGACGGCAAAAAAATTGTCGGCGGCGATTGGTCGGGACGAACGGTGATTTGGAGTGTGGCGGATCCGAAACAAGCGATTGAAATCACGCCCGACCCGCCAAGCCTGGAACAACAACAGAGCGCTCAGGCAGCGAAAGTCGCTGAACTGCAGAAGGCGTTGGCCGGGCTCGAAGCGAAACAAGCCGAGGCGCAGAAATCCGCTGACGGATCCAAAGCGGCACACGATGCTGCGGTCGCCAAACTTGCCGCAACCAAAGCGGCGCTTGCCAAGGCAACCGCGGATAAGGCTGCCGCCGAAAAACTGGCTGCCGAGCTGACGGCTCAAAAAGATGCTGAAACCAAGCTCTTGGAAGCAGCCAAACAGAAGGTTGCGGCGTTGACCAAGCAAATGCAAGACGCCAGCACGCAGATGCAGGCCAGCAGCAAAGCGATGACCGACGCCACCGCCCGCCGTGAAGCCGCCCGCAAAGAAAACCAAACCGTTGCCGCGGCGATTGCAAAACTTGCCGCCGACATGGCCGCGCCGACTCAGGCCAAGGCAGCTACAGAAGCAAAGCTCGCCGCGTTGACGAAGCTTCAAGCCGATGCCGCCGCTGCGGAAAAGAACGCTGCCGATCTGCAGTCCAAGACAGAAGCCGAGATCAAAGCGACCGAAGCGAAATTGGCCGAAGCGACCAAGCAAGTGACCGATTTGACCGCAGCGATCCCCGCTGCCACGCAAGCCGTTGAAGCCGCCAAGGGCGCGCAGAAGAAGGCGACCGATCAAATCACCGATTTCAGCGCGAAGGTTGCTGCAGCTCAAACCGACCTGGACGCAAAGAACACCGCCGTCGTGGCGTTGCAGAAGCAGATCGCCGAAGCGAAAGACGATGCTGAAAAGAAAACGCTGAACGAACAATTGACGGAAGCTCAGGCGGCAGCGAAAGCGGCCACCGATGCAAAAGCAGCTTTGGACCAGCAATTGGCCGCGGCCAACACCGCCAAGGCAGCTGCCGACAAACAACTGACCGACGCATCAGCCAAGGTTGCGACGATGGAGCAACAGAAAGCGGACAGCACCGCGGTCATGGCTGCCAGCCAAAAACAGATTGCCGATCTGGCGGGAAAGCGTGATGCCGCGAAAACCGAACGTGAAAAGCAAGCTGCTGCCTCGGCAAAGCACGCCACGGAAATCGCTGCAGTCACCAAAACACGT from Rosistilla carotiformis includes the following:
- a CDS encoding DUF1549 and DUF1553 domain-containing protein, whose amino-acid sequence is MSRISLTLSAVLLTSAFAWSAEPAAPAAASSNGPAPSASVNLSVYPEEISLDTARDYQNFIAVVKRVDDVTLDVTETAKWTLASDKVAKLEGTKLTPLAEGATELVCNYGSSEIRIPVKVTRPTEKLPISFEKDIVPIMTRSGCNTGSCHGAKIGKDGFMISLFGYDPAGDYSRITREIGMRRINLAVPADSLFLTKATGAVTHTGGKLFDKDSVYYATILEWLENGAPNDPTPPPAVSKLEIYPPQAVIEGAGSKQKFIAVAHYDDGTTRDVSNLAAFMTNNETSASIDNAGNVTAGARGEAFIMARFETKTEGRQVIVLPENLEYEAPQITGNYIDESVGKKLNQLRILPSGLCSDEEFLRRITLDVTGQMPTEEEYQAFMSDTAPQKRAELIDRLLERKEFSEIWAMKFAQLLMIKSSNQVSYKSAFLYNQWLTDKFARNVPIDQMVREMLGATGGTFSSPATNYYQIETDTLKRAENVAQVFMGIRTQCAQCHNHPFDRWTQNDYYSFAAFFCQVGSKGAEDYRERIIYNRGSGEVKHVVTNQVSPPKFLGGEFADTKGKDRRVVLAEWLTSPENPYFATSIANRVWAHFMGVGIVEPVDDVRISNPASNQELFELLGTKLGEYKFDFRQLVRDICNSEAYQRSATANESNKTDTRNFAYATVRRIPAEMLLDCIGQVTNTNEKFRGLPLGARAVQIADGRTSTYFLTTFGRAPRDTVCDCEASTDPSLSQALHLLNSGTTSGKITQGKVVDELLAGEATPEQALERLYIRCLSRKPTDAEKTELLATIGKSPTPKEGLEDIFWALLNSREFVFNH
- a CDS encoding c-type cytochrome domain-containing protein, coding for MKRISFLLLFASSLGTLHAADEKPTDKPKLNYIDHVLPIFRQNCLKCHNANDAKGGLAIDSYAALMEGGGGGEVVFDGDSGSSRLYQVMTHEDTPVMPPNSEPLPKEQLDIIKNWIDGGVLENSGSKAKKKKGASLSFTAMDAGGKPDVITMPESVWRVPVITTQRSAAASAIATSPWAPLMAVGGQRQISLYNTDTGQLEGVLPFPEGVPQTIRFSVDGAYLMVAGGTHSSLGVAAVYDVKTGDRLFRVGDELDTAFGADMNDNMSRIALGGPEKMLRIFDTSTGEKLFDLKKHTDWIYCVDYSPDGILIASGDRAGGLHVWEADTGRLYLDLIGHTAAVRGVSWRADSNVLSSCSEDGTVKLWEMTEGKQLKSFKAHDSVTGVMMAKDGQIATSGKDRTIKLWDANGGAVATLPAFGEPALEVAMTHDGKKIVGGDWSGRTVIWSVADPKQAIEITPDPPSLEQQQSAQAAKVAELQKALAGLEAKQAEAQKSADGSKAAHDAAVAKLAATKAALAKATADKAAAEKLAAELTAQKDAETKLLEAAKQKVAALTKQMQDASTQMQASSKAMTDATARREAARKENQTVAAAIAKLAADMAAPTQAKAATEAKLAALTKLQADAAAAEKNAADLQSKTEAEIKATEAKLAEATKQVTDLTAAIPAATQAVEAAKGAQKKATDQITDFSAKVAAAQTDLDAKNTAVVALQKQIAEAKDDAEKKTLNEQLTEAQAAAKAATDAKAALDQQLAAANTAKAAADKQLTDASAKVATMEQQKADSTAVMAASQKQIADLAGKRDAAKTEREKQAAASAKHATEIAAVTKTRQEAEALLATMAKQTADLTAKQKVLIETDGKEEAARVAAEAKVAEMKKSVDTVTPMIAAAKEAEAALTAKVAELAKKAAAQPAEVAKFAAAIQQNTAQVPVIEKQIADAKTALDAATAGLATAKTETEGARANVATAQQRLEGLKTEFVAFQGTAAKLAEAQAAAEAEAEAKRKAMEAEAAAAEKVAASMAARDAQLKQLEENMKKLQAQLAEMQKAQAAEQENLSTIKTKVGELEAAADEALSEAEAKKEKAEFFKSAYGT